CGCAGTTGCCCACGCCGATAACCGCAACCTTGATCGTCGCCATTCTACCCCACTTGCCGACGCTTAGTCGGACGAAAGCCATATAACGTTGCCGCTTCGTGACAGATACGTGGCATCTGTCAAGCGAGCCGATGCCCTGTATAGGCGCACCGGGGCAATCTCGCGAGGGACGCGTGAACGAATCTGAATCGGCTGTGGCGGGAAAGCCGCGAGAGTTGCAAGGCTTTTTGAATCGCACCGTTTATCATCCGCTCGCGCACGTATTGGCGCGGGCCCTGGTACCCACGCCGGTGACGCCGAACATGGTGTCGATCGCCGGAGCGATAATGGTGATGATCACTGCGGTGCTCTACGCCTGGGTCGCGACTCCGGCGGCGATCGCGCTCGGTTTCTTCCTGCATTGCGGCTGGCACGTCGTGGACGGGGCCGACGGCGCGCTGGCGCGAATGTCCGGACGCGCATCGCCGTCGGGCGAGATCGTCGACGGGCTGTGCGACTATGCCGGGCACGGCGTGCTCTACCTGATGCTGGCGGGCGCGCTGGACGACCGGATCGGCTGGATCGCGTGGCCGATCGCGGTCCTGGCGGGGGTGAGTCGCGCGGTGCAGTCGGTGTTCGCGGAGAGCCAGCGCCGCACCTATCAATGGTGGGCCTATAATACGCCGTGGCTGCAGAACGCGCGTTCGGACGGGCGCGGCATCGGGGTCGCGCTGTCGAACCTTTACCTCAGCGTGTGGCATGCGCTGTCGCGGCCGACGCAGGTCGTCAACGCGCTGGTCGCCAGCGCCGAGGCCGACCCGCCCGAACGGCGGCGGATCGCGGAGATCGCCCGGCAGGTGGGTGCGCGCGCGCTGCCGATGCTGGCCGCGCTGGGTGCGAATCCGCGGACGATCCTGCTGGGGCTGAGCATGATCGCGGGGACGCCGTTGTGGTTCTTCCTCATCGAGATCGTGGTGCTGAACGTGCTGCTGGTGCTGGCGATCATGCAGGCGGCGTATCTGGGGCGGCGGATCGCGCGGCTGATCGCGAGCGGTCACCGCTGACACCGCCGGAACCCGCG
The genomic region above belongs to Sphingomonas phyllosphaerae 5.2 and contains:
- a CDS encoding CDP-alcohol phosphatidyltransferase family protein, producing the protein MVSIAGAIMVMITAVLYAWVATPAAIALGFFLHCGWHVVDGADGALARMSGRASPSGEIVDGLCDYAGHGVLYLMLAGALDDRIGWIAWPIAVLAGVSRAVQSVFAESQRRTYQWWAYNTPWLQNARSDGRGIGVALSNLYLSVWHALSRPTQVVNALVASAEADPPERRRIAEIARQVGARALPMLAALGANPRTILLGLSMIAGTPLWFFLIEIVVLNVLLVLAIMQAAYLGRRIARLIASGHR